The window GTTCCGCCGCCTCGAGCGCGTCGACGTCCGTCTTCTCCGCCGGACGGAAGTCGATCCCCTGTGGCGTCTTGAGGACGACCGCGTAGAGGACGCTCTCCATCTCTCCCCGTTGCGCGGTCGCCTTGATGTACTCGTCCGAAATCGGCGACCGGGTGAAGAGCGAAAAGCCTTTGCCCCTTTGGTACGTTGGCGGCGGCGGTTGGCGCAGTTGACCCGCGTACTGCCCGACCTCGCGGATGCGCACGGTCCACGTCCCCTTCGTCGCGTCGAGGACGACCGGCTCCGCGACGACGCGCTTCCCGCCCTTCTTCTTCATGAGATGCCAGTCCGGCACGAGCGGCGTCGGATGCCCCGTGTCCGGGCAGGGAACCGTCCGCGCGAAAATATACGACCAAGCCGGATATGCGCCTGTCGATTCGTAGTATCGGTCCATGGTCGCGCGGAATCGCCGAAGCCATTCACGCGACCACGCGTGCGCCTTATCTGCAAGGACTTGCCCGAACCGCAACGGGTAATCAACTGTCGCCTCAAGAACCGAACAAGCAACGGGATTTAGCTCGTTTGCCACTGTTGGCAACCCGAGCCGCGACGCCTCGAAAGGTATCGAACCTCCGCCAGCCATTGGGTCAATGACGATAGACGATTCACCCCATAGGTCGGAAATCACTTCGTTCGTAACTTCGACATCTTTGTAACGAACGACGTGGTTGAACGCTCGGGGCCCGTGCGGATTCGCAATCCGATTCCCCTCTTGACGCCGTGCTGCCTCAAGATAACTTGCGTTCAGCGCGATGACGTCCGACGACGCATAGAACCCCAACAACCGCTCGAAAAACGCCTTATAGGAGTCCGCCGTACCGAAGCCCGCCCTATCGAACCCCGCCGGCAGCAGCGACGCCAACACCGCCGCCCGCGACACGACCAACGGCCGCCGCGCCCACCACACGTGGAGAAAATACAGCGGCGGAAGCGCGCTGCTCGCGCCGCGTTCACGCATACACTCGACGCCGAGCGCCTTCGCGGGCAACCACTCCTCGATGAGCAGTCGGGGTCTCGTCGCTTCGCGCGGGGTCGTCGTCATGATGTCTGCCTTTGCTGATCTAGATTTCGCCTGCTTCGCGCAACGCGGCGGCGACAAGCGCGCCGGACGCTCGGAAACCGAGCTGCGCGAGCGCGTCCAGTTCGTCCCGCAACGACGGGA is drawn from Candidatus Poribacteria bacterium and contains these coding sequences:
- a CDS encoding DUF1156 domain-containing protein, which codes for MTTTPREATRPRLLIEEWLPAKALGVECMRERGASSALPPLYFLHVWWARRPLVVSRAAVLASLLPAGFDRAGFGTADSYKAFFERLLGFYASSDVIALNASYLEAARRQEGNRIANPHGPRAFNHVVRYKDVEVTNEVISDLWGESSIVIDPMAGGGSIPFEASRLGLPTVANELNPVACSVLEATVDYPLRFGQVLADKAHAWSREWLRRFRATMDRYYESTGAYPAWSYIFARTVPCPDTGHPTPLVPDWHLMKKKGGKRVVAEPVVLDATKGTWTVRIREVGQYAGQLRQPPPPTYQRGKGFSLFTRSPISDEYIKATAQRGEMESVLYAVVLKTPQGIDFRPAEKTDVDALEAAE